One region of Oryza glaberrima chromosome 7, OglaRS2, whole genome shotgun sequence genomic DNA includes:
- the LOC127780734 gene encoding ferredoxin--NADP reductase, embryo isozyme, chloroplastic — MASALGAQASVAAPIGAGGYGRRSSSSKGSNTVNFCNKSWIGTTLAWESKALKSRHMNKIFSMSVQQASKSKVAVKPLELDNAKEPPLNLYKPKEPYTATIVSVERLVGPKAPGETCHIVIDHGGNVPYWEGQSYGVIPPGENPKKPGSPNTVRLYSIASTRYGDSFDGKTASLCVRRAVYYDPETGKEDPTKKGICSNFLCDSKPGDKVQITGPSGKIMLLPEDDPNATHIMIATGTGVAPYRGYLRRMLMEDVPSFKFGGLAWLFLGVANTDSLLYDEEFTNYLQQYPDNFRYDKALSREQKNKNGGKMYVQDKIEEYSDEIFKLLDGGAHIYFCGLKGMMPGIQDTLKRVAEQRGESWEQKLSQLKKNKQWHVEVY; from the exons ATGGCCTCCGCCCTCGGGGCTCAG GCGTCTGTCGCGGCGCCCATCGGTGCGGGCGGCTACGGGAGGAGGAGTTCCTCGAGCAAG GGTAGCAATACTGTTAACTTCTGCAACAAATCATGGATTGGAACCACATTAGCATGGGAAAGCAAGGCCCTAAAATCAAGGCATATGAACAAGATCTTTTCCATGTCTGTTCAACAAGCAAGCAAAAGCAAAGTTGCTGTAAAACCTCTGGAATTGGATAATGCGAAGGAGCCACCCCTTAACTTATACAAACCAAAGGAGCCTTACACAGCCACAATTGTCTCAGTCGAAAGGCTTGTAGGCCCTAAAGCTCCTGGTGAAACATGCCATATTGTTATTGATCATGGTGGCAATGTTCCATACTGGGAAGGACAAAGTTATGGTGTCATTCCTCCA GGAGAGAACCCGAAGAAACCTGGTTCCCCAAATACTGTCCGGCTCTATTCTATTGCATCTACTAGGTACGGTGATTCTTTTGATGGAAAGACTGCCAGTTTGTGTGTTCGTCGTGCTGTTTATTATGATCCTGAAACTGGAAAAGAAGACCCCACAAAGAAAGGTATCTGCAGTAATTTCCTATGCGACTCTAAACCAGGCGACAAAGTTCAGATAACAG GCCCCTCAGGCAAAATCATGCTTCTACCTGAGGATGATCCAAATGCAACCCATATCATGATTGCTACTGGCACTGGTGTTGCTCCCTACCGTGGCTATCTACGTCGTATGCTCATGGAGGATGTCCCAAGTTTCAAGTTTGGTGGTCTGGCTTGGCTATTTCTAGGTGTTGCTAACACTGATAGCCTTCTGTATGATGAAGAGTTCACAAACTACCTTCAGCAGTATCCAGACAATTTCAG GTATGATAAAGCACTAAGTAGGGAACAGAAGAATAAGAATGGTGGAAAGATGTATGTGCAGGACAAGATTGAAGAGTACAGCGATgaaatttttaaacttttggaTGGCGGTGCACATATCTACTTTTGTGGTTTGAAGGGTATGATGCCAGGGATCCAGGACACACTCAAGAGAGTAGCTGAGCAAAGAGGTGAGAGTTGGGAGCAGAAGCTGTCGCAGCTCAAAAAGAACAAACAATGGCACGTGGAGGTTTACTAA